In one window of Synchiropus splendidus isolate RoL2022-P1 chromosome 15, RoL_Sspl_1.0, whole genome shotgun sequence DNA:
- the rps27.2 gene encoding 40S ribosomal protein S27.2, translating into MPLAKDLLHPSPEEEKRRHKKKRLVQSPNSYFMDVKCPGCYKITTVFSHAQTVVLCVGCSTVLCQPTGGKARLTEGCSFRKKQH; encoded by the exons atgcct ttggcCAAAGATCTGTTGCACCCCAGcccggaggaggagaagaggcgtCACAAGAAAAAACGCCTTGTTCAGAGTCCAAATTCTTATTTCATGGATGTCAAATGTccag GCTGCTACAAGATAACTACAGTGTTTAGTCATGCTCAGACTGTAGTGCTATGTGTCGGTTGTTCAACCGTCCTCTGCCAGCCGACTGGAGGGAAAGCCCGTCTGACAGAAG GTTGCTCCTTCAGAAAGAAGCAGCACTAA
- the rab13 gene encoding ras-related protein Rab-13, giving the protein MAKKYDFLYKLLLIGDSGVGKTCLIIRFAEDNFNSTYISTIGIDFKVKTIEVDGKKVKLQVWDTAGQERFKTITTAYYRGAMGIILVYDITDEKSFENIQNWMKSIKENASAGVSRMLLGNKCDIEAKRKVSRETGEKLAKDHGISFFETSAKSSINVDEAFLSLARDILQKSSKKPGPTGREVKITSSPGKSSSKCLLL; this is encoded by the exons ATGGCGAAAAAGTATGACTTCCTTTATAAACTGCTTCTGATCGGGGACAGCGGAGTGGGCAAAACCTGTCTGATCATTCGGTTCGCTGAGGACAATTTCAACTCCACGTACATTTCAACCATCG GCATCGATTTTAAAGTTAAAACTATTGAGGTGGATGGAAAGAAAGTGAAACTACAAGTGTG GGACACAGCAGGACAGGAGAGGTTTAAGACCATCACCACAGCCTACTACAGAGGAGCCATG GGCATAATTCTGGTGTATGACATCACAGACGAGAAGTCCTTTGAGAACATCCAAAACTGGATGAAGAGCATTAAAGAG AATGCATCAGCCGGGGTGAGTCGGATGTTGCTGGGTAATAAGTGCGACATCGAAGCAAAGAGGAAAGTTTCgagggagacaggagagaaG CTGGCAAAAGATCACGGCATCAGTTTCTTTGAGACCAGCGCCAAGTCCAGCATTAATGTTGATGAG GCCTTTCTGTCTTTGGCACGTGACATTCTACAGAAATCCAGCAAGAAACCA GGTCCGACAGGTCGGGAGGTGAAGATCACGAGCAGTCCagggaaatcctcgtccaaatGTCTCCTGCTCTGA
- the fam189b gene encoding protein ENTREP3: MPSPSDSSSMASVSGSRGWSDSRRGISGRGPGGARLLLYLGLCHLGLGAMVLAFSFTSMAFTSSARVRQSCPFWAGFFVVASGIVGIISWRRPLTLVVSLFMLLSAVCVILSLAGSMLSCQNAQMVKSMLTCQVENGLCVCCTLSQSCSITEEENLVLYLNADCHSVRHQLKDLLFSACGLSILSTIICTLSTVTCSIHIFSLDLVHLLAPHRTRAVNPECTTPQDAFLTNIMDFEEFVPPIPPPPYYPPEYTCSSETDAQSITYNGSMESPVPLYPTDCPPPYEAVVGQRAVSQGTMFESHGPEQSAERGTSTAFSGEVSMDSGSLLMSEIVDIPDDSSPSEDSCLLEVGMRNPGGNRTASEGGDAGDVSEYVSFRSPRSQTPESPLAGGPRARRFLRGERSNSCSSPSSATTTYRSPVLRRQAVLASSCSQLEAVGSSSARQHSSIPDIRPNTAGRDSTSADPAGEQGGDVSRRSTYLFHQAPARKQRGQKDGSTVRRDSEGFLRLVRSHSEPGFGSSTDTVDLVTGCGKISADTGESLLAHTSVYPAEVLPTKDSMKSAAMQVPPKPSQVSPQRLPKDCHRSLGDLKVTRGLVARFLQRSRRNLSPSTENSGNTGPAPKRRTGTEPTHHPPMEQVLRTPWSTSRGHSNHHSHHSHHRGHHHSHSDSRPNRHNSSRTTGEGIHLRSCGDLSSSSSIRRLVAPYPSHGSSGALYSESAL; this comes from the exons ATGCCCTCACCATCAGATTCAAGCAGCATGGCATCGGTCTCAGGGTCCAGAGGCTGGTCAGACAGCCGCCGCGGCATCTCTGGACGAGGACCGGGTGGTGCCCGCTTACTGTTATACCTGGGGCTGTGTCACCTGGGATTGGGAGCGATGGTCCTGGCCTTCTCCTTTACCAGCATGGCATTCACCTCCTCAGCTCGGGTTCGACAGTCATGTCCATTCTGGGCTGGATTTTTT GTGGTGGCCTCAGGGATCGTTGGAATAATATCATGGAGAAGGCCATTGACACTAGTG GTTTCGCTTTTCATGCTGCtctctgcagtgtgtgtgaTCCTCAGCCTGGCTGGTTCCATGCTGTCCTGTCAGAACGCACAGATGGTCAAGTCAATGCTCACCTGCCAG GTGGAGAACGGTCTCTGTGTGTGCTGCACTCTCAGTCAGTCCTGTTCCATCACCGAAGAGGAAAACCTGGTGCTTTATTTAAACGCAGACTGCCACTCTGTTAGACATCAGCTCAAG GACTTGCTGTTCAGCGCATGTGGGCTCAGCATCCTCTCCACCATCATCTGCACCCTTTCCACTGTGACCTGCAGCATCCATATATTCTCCTTGGACCTGGTGCACCTG CTTGCGCCGCATCGCACTCGCGCCGTCAACCCAGAATGCACCACTCCTCAGGACGCTTTTCTTACCAACATAATGGACTTTGAGGAGTTCGTCCCCCCGATCCCTCCACCGCCCTATTACCCCCCTGAGTATACCTGCAGCTCAGAGACAGACGCACAGAG CATCACCTACAACGGCTCGATGGAAAGTCCAGTGCCCCTCTATCCCACTGACTGTCCCCCACCGTATGAAGCTGTAGTGGGACAGAGAGCTGTCAGCCAG GGAACCATGTTCGAGTCCCATGGCCCTGAGCAGTCGGCGGAGAGAGGAACGTCAACAGCGTTTAGTGGAGAAG TGTCCATGGATAGTGGTTCTCTGTTGATGTCAGAGATAGTAGACATCCCAGATGACTCCTCCCCATCCGAAGACTCCTGTCTGCTCGAGGTGGGAATGAGGAACCCAGGGGGCAATAGGACGGCCAGCGAGGGTGGAGACGCCGGAGATGTAAGCGAGTATGTCAGCTTTCGTAGTCCACGATCTCAGACTCCAGAAAGTCCACTGGCCGGCGGCCCCAGAGCAAGACGCttcctcagaggagagagaTCCAACTCGTGCTCTTCGCCCAGCTCTGCTACCACTACGTACAG GTCGCCAGTGTTACGTCGGCAAGCTGTGCTAGCAAGTAGCTGCTCCCAACTGGAAGCTGTCGGAAGTTCCAGTGCTAGACAACACTCCTCCATCCCAGACATCCGCCCAAACACAGCTGGGCGGGATTCGACGTCTGCTGATCCAGCTGGGGAACAAGGTGGAGATGTGAGTCGTAGGTCAACCTACTTATTCCATCAAGCGCCAGCTCGGAAACAGCGAGGTCAGAAGGATGGAAGCACTGTTCGAAGGGATAGTGAAGGCTTTCTACGCCTTGTGCGGTCCCACAGTGAGCCTGGTTTTGGTTCCTCTACTGACACAG TTGACCTTGTCACTGGATGTGGCAAAATCTCTGCTGACACAG GAGAAAGCCTGCTGGCTCATACCTCTGTGTATCCAGCTGAGGTCTTGCCAACAAAAGACAGCATGAAATCAGCTGCAATGCAGGTGCCACCCAAACCCTCACAGGTCTCACCACAGCGTCTTCCGAAAGACTGCCACCGTTCTCTCGGAGATCTCAAG GTGACACGAGGACTTGTGGCTCGCTTTCTGCAGCGATCAAGACGCAACCTTTCACCCTCGACAGAGAACTCTGGGAACACTGGACCGGCACCCAAGAGGAGAACCGGGACAGAACCTACTCACCACCCACCTATGGAGCAA GTTCTCCGGACCCCTTGGAGTACCAGCCGAGGTCACTCCAACCACCATTCCCATCATTCCCACCATCGTGGTCACCACCATTCCCACAGTGACAGCAGACCCAACCGACACAACAGCAGCCGGACGACAGGTGAGGGGATCCACCTGCGTAGCTGTGGAGATttaagctcctcctcctcgatACGAAGATTAGTGGCTCCATATCCCTCGCACGGATCATCCGGAGCCCTGTACTCTGAGTCCGCCCTGTGA